One window of the Klebsiella oxytoca genome contains the following:
- a CDS encoding HAD family hydrolase, whose amino-acid sequence MYQNKSTKLAVLFDMDGVLIDSNAVIERAWCEAANMYGRIISEEDIIKHIHGQPGPHTIKALFHDLPVIDRQKVQAHIIHVENTASYNAIPGVATLITSLKDAGITVGIVTSGWREKIDRVIEMLQVQSCISVIVERDDVSRGKPYPDPYLLAAERLGIPASQTVVFEDSRSGVTSAVAAGAYCVGIGGNDLLTCGAMLAIPDFLGVRIMDEGDTGPALLFTSEHSVQMARLSPT is encoded by the coding sequence ATGTATCAAAATAAATCGACAAAGCTCGCTGTTCTCTTTGATATGGATGGTGTATTAATTGACTCTAATGCGGTTATTGAGCGCGCATGGTGTGAAGCGGCAAATATGTACGGCCGCATAATTAGCGAAGAGGATATTATTAAGCATATTCACGGTCAGCCAGGACCGCATACTATTAAGGCCCTGTTTCATGATCTTCCTGTTATCGATCGGCAGAAAGTTCAGGCTCATATTATTCATGTTGAAAACACCGCCAGCTATAACGCTATTCCTGGCGTAGCGACGCTCATCACTTCTCTTAAAGATGCAGGAATCACCGTCGGTATCGTCACCAGCGGCTGGCGTGAGAAAATCGACCGGGTGATAGAGATGTTGCAGGTGCAATCCTGCATTTCAGTTATCGTCGAGCGCGATGATGTTTCCAGAGGGAAGCCCTATCCCGATCCTTATCTGTTAGCGGCAGAGCGCCTCGGGATCCCGGCGAGTCAGACGGTTGTTTTTGAGGATTCCCGAAGTGGGGTGACTTCCGCCGTTGCCGCCGGAGCTTATTGTGTAGGGATAGGCGGCAATGATTTACTGACTTGCGGCGCGATGCTTGCTATCCCTGATTTTCTTGGGGTCCGCATTATGGATGAAGGCGATACTGGCCCGGCGCTTTTATTCACATCTGAACATTCTGTCCAGATGGCGCGGTTATCGCCAACGTAA
- a CDS encoding LysR family transcriptional regulator — translation MDIRLLRAFVTVAEQGSYHKAALALHITQPALSKQIQALELLIGGALFQRGRHGAVLTELGQQLYSKADELVKQHHSFLNYTREIQKKTTNSLLIGFGISSFNTVPGWINTFQSRYPNIEISVNHIPSSIQCKL, via the coding sequence ATGGATATACGACTCTTACGCGCTTTTGTTACCGTCGCCGAACAAGGTAGCTATCACAAGGCCGCTCTGGCTCTGCATATCACGCAGCCGGCGCTATCCAAACAAATCCAGGCTCTGGAACTGCTGATTGGCGGCGCTCTTTTCCAACGCGGACGCCACGGCGCGGTACTCACCGAGCTTGGGCAGCAGCTGTACTCAAAAGCCGATGAACTGGTGAAACAACACCATAGCTTTCTGAACTATACCCGAGAAATACAGAAAAAGACGACCAATAGTTTACTAATTGGATTTGGGATCTCATCTTTTAATACCGTCCCAGGCTGGATTAATACTTTTCAGTCAAGGTATCCGAATATAGAAATATCCGTAAACCATATCCCCTCAAGTATTCAATGTAAATTATAA
- a CDS encoding MFS transporter produces MARFLICSFALVLLYPSGIDMYLVGLPRIAQDLGASEAQLHIAFSVYLAGMAAAMLFAGRIADKSGRKPVAIFGAIVFILASLLCSQAQVSTHFLVGRFIQGIGAGSCYVVAFAVLRDTLDDRRRAKVLSLLNGITCIIPVLAPVLGHLIMLKFPWQSLFYTMAGMGVLVTLLSIFVLRETRPISAPGAAARQDIACESLLNRFFLSRIVITTLSVTTILTYVNVSPVLMMEVMGFDRGTYSMIMAMMALVSMVVSFSTPFALTMFKPRTMMLTSQTLFFIAGVLLSLSTSQTMTMLGLGLICAGFSAGFGVAMSQALGPFTLRAGVASSVLGIAQVCGSSLWIWLAAIVGLSALNMLIGILIACSIVSIVLIMVASPARKAQRYEETPVESRS; encoded by the coding sequence ATGGCACGCTTTCTTATCTGCAGTTTTGCGCTGGTTCTGCTTTATCCATCCGGCATCGATATGTATCTGGTCGGTCTACCGCGCATTGCGCAGGATCTGGGTGCCAGCGAAGCTCAGCTGCATATCGCTTTTTCGGTTTATCTGGCCGGGATGGCTGCGGCGATGCTGTTTGCTGGTCGTATAGCCGATAAATCAGGCCGTAAGCCCGTTGCTATTTTCGGTGCCATTGTCTTTATTCTCGCCTCGCTTCTCTGCTCACAGGCGCAGGTCAGTACCCACTTCCTGGTCGGGCGTTTTATTCAGGGGATTGGCGCGGGCAGCTGCTACGTTGTCGCCTTTGCCGTGCTGCGCGATACTCTGGACGATCGCCGCCGCGCGAAGGTTCTCTCCCTTCTGAACGGCATTACCTGCATTATTCCGGTACTGGCACCAGTATTAGGCCACCTGATTATGCTGAAATTTCCCTGGCAGAGCCTGTTCTATACCATGGCCGGAATGGGCGTACTGGTGACTCTGCTTTCCATATTTGTTTTAAGAGAAACTCGCCCAATATCCGCTCCTGGCGCGGCAGCACGGCAAGATATCGCCTGCGAGTCGCTGCTTAATCGCTTTTTCCTTAGCCGCATTGTCATTACAACCCTGAGCGTAACGACCATCCTGACATACGTTAACGTCTCTCCGGTACTGATGATGGAGGTGATGGGATTCGATCGCGGTACCTATTCCATGATCATGGCGATGATGGCGCTGGTCAGTATGGTGGTGTCATTCTCGACGCCGTTTGCTCTGACCATGTTTAAACCCCGTACGATGATGCTAACCTCGCAGACGCTGTTTTTTATCGCGGGCGTGCTGCTTAGTCTCTCCACCAGCCAGACGATGACGATGCTGGGACTGGGGCTGATTTGCGCCGGCTTCTCCGCCGGATTTGGCGTGGCGATGAGTCAGGCTCTGGGGCCATTTACCCTGCGCGCGGGCGTCGCGAGTTCAGTTTTGGGGATTGCTCAGGTCTGCGGTTCTTCCCTGTGGATTTGGCTGGCCGCTATCGTCGGACTCAGCGCGCTGAATATGCTGATCGGGATACTTATTGCCTGTAGCATAGTGAGTATTGTACTGATTATGGTCGCCTCTCCGGCGCGGAAAGCACAACGCTATGAAGAAACCCCTGTCGAGTCTCGATCTTAA
- the yidZ gene encoding HTH-type transcriptional regulator YidZ: protein MKKPLSSLDLNLLLCLQLLTQELSVTRTAKRMNVSPSAVSKSLAKLRAWFDDPLFVKTPLGLSPTPLMSSIEQDLADWMQMGNQILDKPHHTMPSGLKFELAAESPLLMILLNMLSQQIYQRYPQALIRLRNWDYDSLDAIIRGEVDIGFCGRETHPRSREQLSQLPWYIDFEVLFTDLPQVWLRADHPALNDEWNLDTFLRYPHINICWEQSDTWALDDVLHDLGHKRTVALTVPGFEQSLFMAAQPDHTMLATAPRYCARYNQQHHLPLVSLPLPLEPSQLEKIRVPFTLLWHKRNSYNPKIVWLRETLRQLYIEPL from the coding sequence ATGAAGAAACCCCTGTCGAGTCTCGATCTTAACTTACTGTTGTGTCTGCAGCTCTTAACCCAGGAGCTCAGCGTGACCCGTACGGCGAAACGGATGAACGTTTCACCGTCAGCGGTAAGCAAATCGCTGGCTAAACTGCGCGCCTGGTTTGACGATCCGCTGTTTGTGAAAACGCCTTTAGGGTTGTCTCCCACGCCTCTGATGAGCAGTATTGAGCAGGATCTGGCCGACTGGATGCAGATGGGTAATCAGATCCTCGACAAGCCTCACCATACCATGCCTAGCGGGCTGAAGTTTGAACTGGCGGCGGAGTCACCGCTGCTGATGATCCTGCTAAATATGCTTTCGCAGCAGATCTATCAACGTTACCCGCAGGCGCTGATCCGTCTGCGAAACTGGGATTACGATTCGCTGGATGCAATTATTCGCGGTGAAGTCGACATCGGATTTTGCGGCCGGGAAACCCATCCTCGTTCCCGGGAGCAGCTCAGCCAGCTGCCATGGTATATCGATTTTGAAGTCCTTTTTACCGACCTACCGCAAGTATGGCTGCGCGCCGATCACCCAGCGCTTAACGATGAGTGGAATCTGGACACTTTCTTACGTTATCCGCATATCAATATCTGCTGGGAACAAAGCGACACCTGGGCGCTGGATGATGTTCTGCACGATCTGGGGCATAAACGCACCGTGGCGCTGACCGTTCCGGGTTTCGAACAGTCGCTGTTTATGGCGGCCCAGCCTGATCATACGATGCTGGCTACTGCTCCTCGCTATTGCGCTCGTTATAATCAACAGCATCATCTGCCGCTGGTCTCACTGCCCCTCCCGCTGGAACCATCGCAGCTGGAGAAAATACGCGTTCCTTTCACCCTCCTGTGGCATAAGCGCAACAGCTACAATCCAAAGATCGTCTGGCTCCGGGAAACGCTCAGACAGCTCTATATTGAGCCGCTTTAA
- a CDS encoding 4'-phosphopantetheinyl transferase family protein — MLYGISELPEIIDEENGKPAFRDENLPRFSISYTGNIVGVALTTEGDCGLDMELQHASRGLHSSHSRERSAFNRNERLWINNQHDPVEARAQLDALRKSVLKLTGQADVNLQLLPGSGRLRTDSPQPIEAICDAETVLVWSIAASPDIGQLKVWEYSGKEGWLSLPDAQARAKEPSARLMRFTSLPVEKAFSLN; from the coding sequence ATGCTTTACGGCATCAGCGAACTTCCTGAAATAATTGACGAAGAGAATGGAAAGCCCGCTTTTCGTGATGAAAATCTCCCGCGTTTCTCCATCTCTTATACCGGAAATATCGTCGGCGTCGCGTTAACCACGGAAGGCGATTGCGGACTGGATATGGAATTGCAGCACGCTTCCCGGGGTTTACACTCATCCCACAGCAGGGAACGCAGCGCGTTTAACCGCAATGAGCGTCTGTGGATTAACAATCAGCACGACCCTGTCGAAGCTCGCGCCCAGCTGGATGCACTACGCAAAAGCGTGCTGAAACTGACCGGTCAAGCCGACGTTAACTTACAGCTTCTTCCAGGCTCCGGGCGGCTACGGACAGACAGCCCGCAGCCAATCGAAGCCATCTGCGATGCCGAAACGGTACTGGTGTGGTCTATCGCCGCCAGCCCGGATATCGGCCAGCTGAAAGTCTGGGAATATAGTGGTAAAGAAGGCTGGCTCAGCCTGCCCGACGCACAGGCTCGCGCAAAAGAGCCGTCCGCGCGGCTGATGCGCTTTACCAGTCTACCGGTAGAAAAAGCCTTTTCCCTCAACTGA
- a CDS encoding NADPH-dependent FMN reductase: MSDTLKVVTLLGSLRKGSFNAMVARTLPGIAPAGMEISALPSIGDIPLYDSDVQQEEGFPQSVQDIAQQIREADGVVIVTPEYNYSVPGGLKNAIDWLSRLPEQPLSGKPVLIQTSSMGAIGGARCQYHLRQILVFLDAMVMNKPEFMGGVIQNKVDPQEGKVVDQGTLDHLTGQLSAFAEYIQRVKA; this comes from the coding sequence ATGTCTGATACGTTGAAAGTTGTTACGTTACTCGGAAGTCTGCGCAAAGGCTCTTTTAATGCCATGGTCGCACGCACCCTTCCCGGTATTGCGCCTGCGGGAATGGAAATATCTGCGTTACCGTCCATTGGCGATATTCCTCTGTATGACTCCGATGTTCAGCAGGAAGAGGGATTCCCGCAAAGCGTTCAGGATATCGCCCAGCAAATTCGTGAAGCTGATGGCGTGGTTATCGTTACGCCAGAATATAACTATTCAGTTCCTGGCGGCCTGAAAAACGCCATCGACTGGCTATCTCGTCTCCCGGAGCAGCCGTTATCCGGCAAACCGGTATTGATTCAAACCAGTTCAATGGGGGCGATTGGCGGCGCGCGCTGTCAGTATCATCTGCGCCAGATTCTGGTGTTCCTTGACGCGATGGTAATGAATAAACCCGAATTTATGGGCGGGGTGATTCAGAACAAGGTGGATCCGCAGGAGGGGAAAGTCGTCGATCAGGGTACGCTTGACCATTTGACCGGCCAGCTTAGCGCGTTTGCCGAGTATATTCAGCGGGTTAAAGCATAA
- the adeP gene encoding adenine permease AdeP, with amino-acid sequence MSQQQTSQSSGQGLLERVFKLREHGTTARTEAIAGFTTFLTMVYIVFVNPQILGVAGMDTSAVFVTTCLIAAFGSIMMGLFANLPVALAPAMGLNAFFAFVVVQAMGLPWQVGMGAIFWGAVGLLLLTIFRVRYWMIANIPVSLRIGITSGIGLFIGMMGLKNAGVIVANPETLVSIGNLTSHSVLLGILGFFIIAILASRNIHAAVLVSIVVTTLLGWMLGDVHYTGIVSAPPSVSTVIGHVDLAGSLNLGLAGVIFSFMLVNLFDSSGTLIGVTDKAGLADAKGKFPRMKQALFVDSVSSVAGSFIGTSSVTAYIESSSGVSVGGRTGLTAVVVGLLFLLVIFLSPLAGMVPAYAAAGALIYVGVLMTSSLARVKWDDLTESVPAFITAVMMPFSFSITEGIALGFISYCVMKIGTGRLRELSPCVIVVSLLFVLKIVFIDAH; translated from the coding sequence ATGAGTCAACAACAAACCAGCCAGTCTTCTGGCCAGGGTCTGCTGGAGCGCGTGTTCAAACTTCGCGAACACGGCACGACGGCACGTACCGAAGCGATTGCAGGTTTCACCACCTTCCTGACGATGGTGTACATCGTTTTCGTTAACCCACAGATTCTCGGCGTGGCGGGCATGGATACCAGCGCCGTTTTTGTCACCACCTGCCTGATCGCTGCGTTTGGCAGCATCATGATGGGGCTGTTCGCTAACCTGCCCGTTGCGCTGGCGCCGGCTATGGGCCTGAACGCCTTCTTCGCGTTTGTCGTGGTACAGGCGATGGGGCTGCCGTGGCAGGTTGGTATGGGCGCGATTTTTTGGGGGGCTGTTGGCCTGCTGCTGCTGACAATTTTCCGCGTACGCTACTGGATGATCGCCAATATTCCGGTGAGCCTGCGCATCGGTATCACCAGCGGTATCGGCCTGTTTATCGGGATGATGGGCCTGAAGAACGCAGGTGTGATTGTCGCTAATCCGGAAACCCTGGTAAGCATCGGCAACCTGACCTCTCACAGCGTACTTCTGGGTATTCTGGGCTTCTTTATTATTGCGATACTGGCTTCCCGCAACATTCACGCGGCGGTTCTGGTCTCTATCGTGGTGACTACTCTGCTGGGCTGGATGCTGGGTGATGTTCACTACACCGGCATTGTTTCCGCGCCGCCGAGCGTGAGCACGGTCATTGGTCATGTTGACCTTGCGGGCTCGCTGAATCTGGGCCTGGCGGGGGTTATCTTCTCCTTTATGCTGGTGAACCTGTTCGACTCCTCCGGCACGCTGATCGGCGTAACCGACAAGGCCGGCCTGGCCGATGCGAAAGGTAAGTTCCCGCGTATGAAGCAGGCGCTGTTTGTTGATAGCGTCTCGTCCGTTGCAGGCTCTTTTATCGGAACCTCTTCCGTAACCGCTTATATTGAATCGTCCTCTGGGGTTTCCGTAGGCGGCCGTACCGGCTTAACCGCCGTTGTGGTTGGCCTTTTGTTCCTGCTGGTTATCTTCCTGTCGCCGCTGGCGGGGATGGTTCCGGCCTATGCCGCAGCCGGTGCGCTGATTTACGTCGGCGTTCTGATGACTTCAAGCCTCGCTCGCGTGAAGTGGGATGATTTAACCGAATCAGTTCCGGCGTTTATTACTGCCGTCATGATGCCGTTTAGCTTTTCCATCACTGAAGGTATCGCCCTGGGCTTTATCTCTTACTGCGTGATGAAGATTGGTACCGGCCGTCTGCGCGAACTCAGCCCGTGCGTGATTGTGGTTTCACTGCTGTTCGTGCTGAAGATTGTGTTTATTGACGCACATTAA
- the yieH gene encoding 6-phosphogluconate phosphatase gives MTQPEAVFFDCDGTLVDSEVICSRAYVHMFREFGITLDLEEIFKRFKGVKLYEIIDTINAEYGVNLEKATLEPVYRDEVARLFDTELEVIPGAQALLDAVNVPMCVVSNGPVSKMQHSLGKTGMLHHFPDRLYSGYDIQRWKPDPALMHHAAKAMHVNVENCILVDDSSAGAQSGIAAGMEVFYFCADPHNKPIVHPKVTTFTHLEELPALWKARGWNITR, from the coding sequence ATGACCCAACCAGAAGCAGTATTTTTCGACTGTGACGGCACGCTGGTCGACAGCGAGGTGATCTGCTCCCGCGCCTACGTTCACATGTTCAGGGAATTCGGCATTACGCTGGATTTAGAAGAGATTTTTAAGCGCTTCAAAGGCGTAAAGCTGTACGAAATTATCGATACTATTAACGCGGAGTACGGGGTTAATCTGGAAAAAGCGACCCTGGAGCCGGTTTATCGCGATGAAGTCGCGCGCCTGTTTGATACTGAGCTGGAAGTCATCCCTGGCGCCCAGGCGCTGCTGGATGCGGTCAACGTGCCGATGTGCGTAGTCTCCAATGGTCCGGTAAGCAAAATGCAGCACTCTCTCGGTAAAACAGGCATGCTGCACCATTTCCCCGATCGCCTTTATAGCGGCTACGATATCCAGCGCTGGAAACCCGATCCGGCCCTGATGCACCATGCTGCAAAAGCGATGCATGTTAACGTTGAAAACTGCATTCTGGTCGATGATTCCAGCGCAGGTGCGCAATCGGGAATCGCGGCAGGCATGGAGGTGTTCTACTTCTGCGCCGATCCGCATAATAAGCCGATAGTACATCCGAAAGTAACAACGTTTACTCATCTGGAAGAGCTACCGGCACTGTGGAAAGCACGCGGCTGGAATATTACCCGCTAA
- a CDS encoding glucosamine-6-phosphate deaminase codes for MKLIVTEDYAEMSLVASHHVLGYITAPRRMNLAVTAGSTPKKMYEHLTAAIKGKPFYSQVHYYNFDEIPFRGQDREGVTISNLRSLFFTPAQIQEENIHKLSHENFMQHDQRLEEEGGLDLIVMGLGADGHFCGNLPNTTRFHDATVEVPVVGDMVGLVAHGEMGGDFSAVPDSYVTMGPKSVMAAKNLLLIVSGAAKAQALKQVIEGEVSERVPASVLKLHPSLVIIADKAAVAELSLP; via the coding sequence ATGAAATTAATCGTAACGGAAGATTATGCCGAGATGAGCCTGGTCGCCAGCCACCATGTTTTAGGTTACATCACCGCTCCGCGGAGGATGAATCTGGCGGTGACGGCGGGTAGTACGCCAAAGAAAATGTATGAACATCTGACGGCTGCGATTAAAGGGAAACCGTTCTATTCTCAGGTCCATTATTACAACTTTGACGAAATCCCTTTTCGCGGACAGGATCGTGAAGGCGTGACTATTTCCAATCTGCGTAGCCTGTTTTTCACTCCTGCTCAGATTCAGGAAGAGAACATTCATAAGCTCAGCCATGAAAACTTTATGCAGCACGACCAGCGGTTAGAAGAAGAGGGTGGTCTCGATCTTATTGTGATGGGCCTCGGCGCTGATGGCCATTTTTGCGGCAACTTGCCGAACACCACCCGCTTCCACGATGCGACGGTGGAAGTTCCTGTCGTCGGGGATATGGTAGGGCTTGTCGCTCACGGCGAAATGGGCGGCGACTTCTCGGCGGTACCGGATAGCTACGTCACGATGGGGCCGAAAAGCGTCATGGCGGCGAAAAATCTGCTGCTCATCGTCAGCGGAGCGGCAAAAGCTCAGGCGCTAAAGCAAGTCATTGAAGGTGAAGTCAGCGAGCGGGTTCCTGCTTCGGTGCTAAAACTGCATCCTTCGCTTGTGATTATTGCCGATAAGGCAGCGGTTGCGGAATTAAGCTTGCCGTAG
- a CDS encoding esterase, which yields MKRHAIYFAMALAGAAFTAHAAPLPATPSAAIPVSQYITQVNGDKSITFRLFAPDAKRVSVVTGATPDTFVSHDMTKDEQGIWTWKSEALAPNLYEYYFDIDGFRSVDTGSRYQKPQRQVNTSLILVRGSILDDRAVAHGELRTLTYHSKALNSERRVYVWTPPGYTGTGEPLPVLYFYHGFGDSGLSAIDQGRIPQIMDNLLAEGKIKPMLVVVPDTETDIPEAIAENFPPQERRKTFYPLNAKAADKELMSDIIPLIDERFNVRKDADGRALAGLSQGGYQALVSGMNHLESFGWLGTFSGVTTTTVPDAGVEAQLNKPQEINKQLRNFTVVVGEKDVVTGKDIAGLKAELEKQKIKFDYHEYPGLNHEMDVWRPAYAEFVQKLFK from the coding sequence ATGAAAAGACATGCTATTTACTTCGCTATGGCGCTGGCTGGCGCAGCATTTACCGCTCATGCCGCACCGCTCCCGGCCACGCCGAGCGCGGCAATTCCGGTCAGCCAGTATATTACCCAGGTCAACGGCGATAAAAGCATTACCTTCCGCCTGTTTGCCCCGGATGCAAAACGGGTATCCGTGGTGACGGGAGCAACGCCGGACACGTTTGTCTCCCACGATATGACCAAAGATGAACAGGGGATCTGGACATGGAAAAGCGAAGCTCTGGCTCCGAACCTCTACGAATATTATTTTGATATCGACGGATTCCGTTCAGTTGATACCGGTAGCCGCTATCAGAAGCCGCAGCGCCAGGTAAATACCAGCCTGATTCTGGTACGCGGCAGCATTCTTGACGATCGCGCGGTTGCTCATGGCGAGCTAAGAACGTTGACCTATCACTCAAAGGCGCTGAATTCTGAGCGTCGTGTATATGTATGGACGCCGCCTGGCTATACCGGCACAGGTGAGCCGCTGCCGGTGCTCTATTTCTATCACGGTTTTGGCGACAGCGGCCTGTCGGCTATCGATCAGGGACGGATCCCGCAAATCATGGATAACCTGCTGGCGGAAGGCAAAATCAAGCCAATGCTGGTCGTGGTACCGGATACTGAAACCGATATCCCAGAAGCGATTGCAGAAAACTTCCCGCCTCAGGAGCGGCGTAAAACTTTTTATCCGCTGAATGCGAAGGCGGCGGATAAAGAACTGATGAGCGATATTATTCCGCTGATTGATGAACGTTTTAATGTGCGTAAAGACGCGGATGGTCGGGCGCTTGCCGGGCTGTCGCAGGGGGGCTATCAGGCGCTGGTGTCCGGAATGAACCATCTGGAGAGCTTTGGCTGGCTGGGGACGTTTAGTGGCGTAACGACAACTACGGTACCGGATGCGGGCGTCGAGGCGCAGCTAAACAAGCCGCAGGAGATCAATAAGCAGCTGCGTAATTTCACCGTTGTCGTGGGTGAGAAAGATGTGGTTACCGGGAAAGATATTGCCGGGCTGAAGGCGGAGCTGGAGAAACAGAAAATTAAATTTGATTACCATGAATATCCAGGCCTGAACCATGAAATGGACGTCTGGCGCCCGGCCTACGCGGAGTTCGTGCAGAAGTTGTTTAAATAA